A DNA window from Deinococcus sonorensis KR-87 contains the following coding sequences:
- a CDS encoding bifunctional aldolase/short-chain dehydrogenase, with product MTTEPHTRTIIEDRWNDAEAPSGDGLASLAYRSRLLGADRRLVNIYGGNTSTKSVEQDHLGREVTVLWVKGSGSDIASISERGFAGLKLDEVLPLFERPSMSDEEMTAYLDRTAFEVGRPRQSIETLLHAFVPAKHVDHTHPDAIIAIACTPNGPEIMREIYGERAAWVDYIRPGFTLSQQIGAAVRDNPGLECVVMGKHGLVTWGDTSKETYQRTLSIIREAQVYLDAHPEAQPFGGARVATVPDADRSALLARLLPVLRGAMKGERPVILSVDHSPEVLAFVNSQAAAQLSQVGAACPDHLVHTKRVPLYLDWAPEQGEEALVQAAQQGVDQFRSDYARYFEENRSEGDVMFAPSPRVVLIPGLGMVTSGPDAMGAEVSRQLYVRAIQVMKSASALGGFVSLSAAESYAIEYWPLELYKLSLKPAPKVLDGHVALVTGAASGIGRAIARRLAQDGAHLVIADLNEGGGAEVATELVQARGFRRAISVGMNVTEEAQVQAAYTAAILAYGGVDMVVNNAGIASSAPIEDTSLEMWDRNQSILSTGYFLVAREAFRVMKRQGTGGNLVFIGSKNSVAAGKNAAAYSAAKAAELHLARCLAEEGGAAGIRVNSVLPDGILAGSAIWDGRWRAERAATYGIAPDELEAFYRNRTTLKVNVFPEDIAEAVAYFGSPAASKTTGGVLTVDGGVPTAYVR from the coding sequence ATGACCACTGAACCGCACACCCGGACCATCATTGAAGACCGCTGGAACGACGCCGAGGCCCCGAGCGGCGACGGCCTCGCCTCGCTGGCCTACCGCTCGCGGCTGCTGGGCGCCGACCGGCGGCTGGTGAACATCTACGGCGGCAACACCAGCACCAAGAGCGTGGAGCAGGACCATCTGGGCCGCGAGGTCACGGTGCTGTGGGTCAAGGGGTCCGGGAGTGACATCGCCAGCATCAGCGAGCGGGGTTTTGCCGGCCTGAAGCTCGACGAGGTGCTGCCGCTGTTTGAGCGCCCCAGCATGAGCGACGAGGAGATGACCGCCTACCTCGACCGCACGGCCTTTGAGGTCGGGCGGCCCCGGCAGAGCATCGAGACGCTGCTGCACGCCTTTGTGCCGGCCAAACACGTAGACCACACCCACCCGGACGCGATCATCGCCATCGCCTGCACCCCGAATGGTCCGGAGATCATGCGCGAGATCTACGGCGAGCGGGCCGCCTGGGTGGACTACATCCGCCCCGGCTTCACGCTCTCACAGCAGATCGGGGCGGCGGTGCGCGACAACCCCGGCCTGGAGTGCGTGGTGATGGGCAAGCACGGGCTGGTGACCTGGGGCGACACCTCGAAGGAGACGTACCAGCGCACCCTCAGCATCATCCGGGAGGCGCAGGTGTACCTGGACGCCCATCCGGAGGCGCAGCCGTTCGGTGGCGCGCGGGTGGCGACAGTACCGGACGCCGACCGGTCGGCGCTGCTGGCCCGCCTGCTGCCGGTGCTGCGCGGGGCCATGAAGGGCGAGCGGCCGGTGATCCTGAGCGTGGACCACAGCCCGGAGGTGCTGGCCTTCGTGAACTCGCAGGCTGCTGCTCAGCTGTCCCAGGTGGGCGCGGCCTGCCCGGACCATCTGGTGCACACCAAGCGGGTGCCGCTGTATCTGGACTGGGCACCGGAGCAGGGCGAGGAGGCGCTGGTACAGGCCGCGCAGCAGGGCGTGGACCAGTTCCGCAGCGACTATGCCCGCTACTTCGAGGAGAACCGCAGCGAGGGCGACGTGATGTTCGCGCCGAGCCCCAGGGTGGTGCTGATTCCCGGCCTGGGCATGGTGACCAGCGGCCCCGACGCGATGGGGGCGGAGGTGTCGCGGCAGCTGTACGTGCGGGCCATCCAGGTGATGAAGAGCGCCAGCGCCCTGGGCGGCTTCGTGAGCCTCTCGGCGGCAGAGAGCTACGCCATCGAGTACTGGCCGCTGGAGCTGTACAAACTGAGCCTCAAGCCGGCCCCGAAGGTCCTGGACGGCCATGTGGCGCTGGTGACCGGCGCGGCCAGCGGCATCGGCCGGGCCATCGCGCGGCGGCTGGCCCAGGACGGCGCCCACCTGGTGATCGCGGACCTGAACGAAGGCGGGGGCGCCGAGGTGGCAACCGAACTGGTGCAGGCACGCGGCTTCCGGCGCGCCATCAGCGTGGGCATGAACGTCACCGAGGAAGCGCAGGTGCAGGCGGCCTACACAGCGGCGATCCTGGCGTACGGGGGCGTGGACATGGTGGTCAACAACGCCGGCATCGCCAGCAGCGCCCCCATCGAGGACACCTCGCTGGAGATGTGGGACCGCAACCAGAGCATCCTGTCCACGGGGTACTTCCTGGTGGCCCGCGAGGCCTTCCGGGTGATGAAGCGGCAGGGCACCGGCGGCAACCTGGTGTTCATCGGCAGCAAGAACAGCGTGGCGGCCGGCAAGAACGCGGCGGCCTACAGCGCGGCCAAGGCCGCCGAGCTGCATCTGGCGCGCTGTCTGGCCGAGGAAGGGGGCGCGGCGGGCATCCGGGTCAATTCGGTGCTGCCGGACGGCATCCTGGCGGGGAGCGCCATCTGGGACGGCCGCTGGCGGGCCGAGCGGGCCGCCACCTACGGCATCGCCCCGGACGAGCTGGAAGCGTTCTACCGCAACCGCACCACCCTCAAGGTCAATGTGTTCCCGGAAGACATCGCCGAGGCAGTGGCGTACTTCGGGTCGCCGGCCGCCAGCAAGACCACCGGCGGCGTGCTCACGGTGGACGGAGGCGTGCCCACCGCGTATGTGCGCTGA